A stretch of the Polynucleobacter tropicus genome encodes the following:
- a CDS encoding formate dehydrogenase subunit gamma codes for MKRSFSKVLGTLVVTLGLSLTLVSGMTFAERAPMAPLPSPSGVDIPPSSVPANPNALASGTQAQSQPANPSIFTAPNSDPQNYVSIPDKQAGVLIQRAGQEWRVIRNGVITVYGGWLLAIAFFGIIATYTLKGPMKLHEPMSGTKIKRFSAFDRLVHWLMAFSFLALAFTGLMILYGKYFAMPLMGGAAYGSFLMVCKNIHNFTGPLFTICIVIFFLLFAHKNLFGKGDMEWIMGFGGIFTGKHIPAGFFNFGEKFWFWFGMTFLGLVISGSGFVLDMIVPFMDMQYLRGTMQIANVIHSSSAILMTAMAMGHIYIGTIGSQGSIDGMKTGYVDATWAKEHHELWYNKVNK; via the coding sequence ATGAAACGATCATTTTCTAAAGTACTAGGCACTTTGGTGGTGACTTTAGGTTTATCACTCACGCTAGTTAGTGGCATGACTTTTGCGGAACGTGCGCCAATGGCGCCATTGCCTTCACCAAGTGGTGTAGATATTCCACCGTCATCAGTGCCCGCAAATCCTAATGCGCTTGCTAGTGGAACACAGGCTCAGTCTCAGCCTGCGAACCCTTCAATCTTCACTGCGCCTAATAGCGATCCGCAAAACTACGTCAGCATTCCTGATAAGCAAGCTGGTGTGTTGATTCAGCGTGCTGGCCAAGAGTGGCGCGTGATTCGTAACGGCGTTATTACCGTTTATGGCGGTTGGTTATTGGCTATTGCCTTTTTTGGCATCATCGCAACCTATACCTTAAAAGGCCCAATGAAGTTGCATGAACCAATGTCAGGCACAAAGATCAAGCGGTTTAGCGCATTTGATCGCTTGGTCCATTGGTTGATGGCTTTTAGCTTTCTAGCTCTGGCGTTTACGGGTTTAATGATTCTTTATGGAAAATACTTTGCGATGCCGCTGATGGGTGGGGCAGCGTATGGATCTTTCTTGATGGTTTGCAAAAATATCCATAACTTTACCGGCCCATTGTTTACGATCTGTATCGTTATTTTCTTCCTTCTCTTTGCTCATAAAAATTTATTTGGCAAGGGTGATATGGAGTGGATTATGGGTTTTGGCGGGATCTTTACTGGCAAACATATTCCAGCGGGATTCTTTAATTTTGGTGAGAAGTTCTGGTTCTGGTTTGGCATGACATTCCTCGGCTTGGTAATTTCTGGTTCTGGCTTCGTGCTCGATATGATCGTTCCATTTATGGATATGCAGTACCTGCGTGGCACGATGCAAATTGCCAATGTCATTCATAGTAGCTCTGCGATTTTGATGACCGCAATGGCAATGGGCCATATTTATATTGGCACTATCGGTTCGCAAGGCTCAATCGATGGCATGAAAACTGGCTACGTGGATGCTACTTGGGCTAAAGAGCACCATGAGCTCTGGTACAACAAAGTAAATAAGTAA
- a CDS encoding ABC transporter permease, translating to MLTAFRDAFALLAHLDSGVLGIVLVSLQVSLTALLFGTLLGVPIGALLATEEFQGKKTIIVTLNTLMGVPTVIVGVIVYLLLSRSGPLGAWGWLFTAKGMTLAQTLLTTPLIAALSRQILEDSWKIHRDSFLSLRLPPFARYKWLIWDCRFSLTIAILAGLARAISEVGAVMIVGGNIDHSTRTMTTAIALETSKGDLPLALALGIILLTIVLLANLFTFAVRQIVERRYG from the coding sequence ATGTTGACTGCCTTTCGCGATGCCTTTGCCCTGCTTGCACACCTAGATAGTGGCGTACTGGGTATCGTTCTGGTGTCTCTGCAGGTTAGCTTAACCGCCCTCCTGTTTGGCACCCTTCTTGGGGTCCCCATTGGCGCATTACTGGCTACCGAAGAATTCCAGGGTAAAAAAACAATTATTGTGACCCTCAACACCTTGATGGGGGTTCCCACCGTCATTGTTGGGGTCATTGTTTATCTGTTGCTATCCCGCTCTGGACCCTTAGGGGCTTGGGGATGGCTTTTTACTGCGAAGGGCATGACACTTGCCCAGACCCTCCTAACTACCCCATTAATTGCAGCCCTCAGCAGGCAAATCCTGGAAGACTCATGGAAGATTCATCGAGACTCTTTTTTAAGCCTTCGCTTACCCCCCTTTGCTCGCTACAAATGGCTTATTTGGGACTGCCGCTTCTCACTAACGATCGCGATTTTGGCCGGCCTTGCCAGGGCCATTTCCGAAGTTGGAGCAGTCATGATTGTGGGCGGCAATATTGATCACTCAACCAGAACCATGACCACTGCAATTGCCCTGGAAACGAGTAAGGGTGACTTGCCCCTAGCTTTAGCTTTGGGAATCATTCTGTTAACTATTGTTCTCCTAGCAAATTTATTTACTTTTGCTGTGCGACAAATTGTGGAGCGTCGCTATGGTTAA
- a CDS encoding endonuclease/exonuclease/phosphatase family protein, whose amino-acid sequence MSMNVHKGLSPLHRHSTIYQLRQKMRSHHPDILFLQELQQEHRGRIRRFGQWPITELTDFLSEDFWHDWHYGKNVEYPDGHHGNAILSKRPLFKGNNYDISAYRFEKRGLLHSMIQFDGLAPAIHCFCVHLALFERGRERQVGEIIRYIEELTGGAPTIVAGDFNDWRNRVGSPMRDAGFNEVFEVLTGAPARTFPSVKPILPMDRIYVRGLKIHSVEILHEWLKLSDHLGIAAELELE is encoded by the coding sequence ATGAGTATGAATGTTCACAAGGGGTTATCTCCCTTGCATCGTCATTCAACTATTTATCAATTGCGCCAAAAAATGCGTAGTCATCATCCAGACATTTTGTTCTTGCAAGAATTGCAGCAAGAACATCGTGGGCGCATTCGTCGTTTTGGTCAGTGGCCAATAACAGAGTTAACTGATTTTTTGTCTGAAGATTTTTGGCATGATTGGCATTACGGAAAAAATGTTGAGTATCCAGATGGTCATCATGGAAACGCGATTCTTTCTAAGCGACCTTTATTCAAGGGAAATAATTACGATATTTCCGCATATCGTTTTGAAAAGCGTGGCTTGCTACACAGCATGATCCAATTTGATGGGCTTGCTCCAGCTATTCATTGCTTTTGTGTTCATTTGGCCTTGTTCGAGCGAGGTAGGGAGCGCCAGGTTGGAGAAATCATTCGTTACATCGAAGAATTAACTGGGGGCGCTCCGACGATTGTTGCTGGTGACTTCAATGATTGGCGCAATCGGGTGGGCTCCCCAATGCGGGACGCTGGGTTTAATGAGGTTTTTGAGGTTCTTACTGGCGCTCCTGCCAGAACATTTCCCAGCGTGAAGCCAATTTTGCCCATGGATCGTATTTATGTGCGTGGACTTAAAATTCATTCAGTAGAAATTTTGCATGAATGGTTAAAGTTGTCGGATCATCTAGGTATTGCTGCTGAATTGGAATTGGAATGA
- the fdh3B gene encoding formate dehydrogenase FDH3 subunit beta: MARMKFICDTERCIECNGCVTACKNDNEVPWGVNRRRVVTVNDGIIGQEKSVSVACMHCTDAPCMAVCPVDCFYRTDEGVVLHDKDICIGYGYCSFACPFGAPQFLSKGAFGSRSKMDKCTFCSGGPEENGSVAEFEKYGRNRLAEGKLPLCAEMCSTKALIGGDSDVITDIFNNRVKTREKNGKYPGSKAFGWTTAYGGPDSPAPTPTPAAKIPGAK; the protein is encoded by the coding sequence ATGGCAAGAATGAAATTTATCTGCGATACGGAGCGTTGTATTGAATGCAACGGCTGTGTCACTGCTTGTAAGAACGACAATGAAGTGCCTTGGGGCGTGAATCGTCGTCGTGTCGTAACGGTAAACGACGGCATTATCGGTCAGGAGAAATCTGTATCAGTTGCTTGTATGCACTGTACTGATGCGCCTTGTATGGCGGTTTGTCCAGTGGATTGTTTCTATCGCACTGATGAAGGCGTGGTCCTTCATGACAAAGATATTTGTATCGGCTATGGCTACTGCTCATTTGCCTGCCCATTTGGAGCGCCTCAGTTCTTGAGTAAAGGCGCCTTTGGTTCACGTAGTAAGATGGACAAGTGCACATTCTGCAGTGGTGGTCCAGAGGAGAATGGCAGTGTCGCTGAGTTTGAGAAGTATGGTCGCAACCGTTTGGCAGAAGGTAAGTTGCCATTGTGTGCCGAAATGTGTTCTACCAAGGCATTGATCGGTGGCGATAGTGATGTGATTACCGATATTTTCAATAATCGCGTTAAAACTCGTGAGAAAAATGGCAAGTATCCTGGTTCCAAGGCATTTGGTTGGACAACTGCTTACGGTGGCCCTGATTCACCAGCGCCAACTCCAACACCTGCTGCAAAAATTCCGGGGGCTAAATAA
- a CDS encoding Bug family tripartite tricarboxylate transporter substrate binding protein, with the protein MMTRSRFLRLLSSLSLLGLTHLSYSAYAQEFPPKKTITIVVGFAAGGSADSAARVIAKKLSEDLGQNVIVDNKPGAGGNIAHAYTATAPADGSVILFGSIGPLSIAPHLMKLPYDPQKDLAPLTMGVTFPNVLVVIPELGVKNFKEYVALAKKNPGKITFASTGSGSASHLQGELLNVRADIDTVHVPYKGGSPAMVDLLGGRVSSYYSALATADPYIKNGKLIPIATTGLKRAPTLPNVPTIAESGYPGFDASNWYAFVAPGKTPDVILEKWNKALVAALKDKTTNAQLAEHGLMPNPGSREDLQKYIASQSAMWGKIIADRKITAE; encoded by the coding sequence ATGATGACCCGATCTAGATTCTTGCGCTTACTGAGCAGCCTAAGCTTGCTTGGACTCACCCATCTTTCATACAGCGCCTATGCTCAAGAATTTCCGCCTAAGAAAACCATCACGATTGTGGTTGGCTTTGCTGCAGGAGGTTCCGCCGATAGCGCGGCACGTGTAATCGCCAAAAAGCTAAGTGAGGATCTAGGTCAAAACGTCATCGTTGATAACAAACCTGGCGCTGGCGGCAATATCGCTCATGCCTATACCGCAACCGCGCCCGCAGATGGTTCGGTAATTTTATTTGGCTCAATTGGTCCACTTTCAATTGCGCCTCATCTCATGAAGTTGCCATATGACCCGCAAAAAGATCTAGCACCACTCACAATGGGCGTTACCTTTCCAAATGTCTTAGTAGTCATTCCAGAGCTTGGCGTTAAGAATTTCAAAGAATATGTTGCCCTGGCGAAAAAGAATCCTGGCAAAATTACCTTCGCCTCAACAGGAAGCGGATCTGCCTCCCACCTACAGGGAGAGCTTTTGAATGTGCGCGCGGATATTGATACTGTCCACGTGCCTTATAAAGGTGGCAGCCCAGCTATGGTTGATCTTTTGGGTGGTCGAGTGTCTTCTTACTACTCCGCACTCGCTACGGCTGACCCCTATATTAAAAATGGCAAGCTCATTCCAATTGCGACAACGGGGTTGAAACGCGCGCCTACCCTTCCAAATGTTCCTACGATTGCAGAATCAGGCTACCCAGGCTTTGATGCAAGCAACTGGTATGCATTTGTTGCGCCTGGAAAAACACCGGATGTCATTCTAGAAAAATGGAATAAGGCTTTAGTTGCTGCACTAAAAGATAAGACAACCAATGCGCAACTAGCGGAACATGGCCTGATGCCGAATCCAGGCAGTCGTGAAGATTTGCAGAAATATATCGCCAGTCAATCTGCGATGTGGGGAAAAATTATTGCTGATAGAAAAATCACCGCTGAGTAA
- a CDS encoding ATP-binding cassette domain-containing protein yields MVNINEQFERFIELNDITVARDGRIILNIPHALIPADRITACIGPNGAGKTTLLKVLAGLIQPDTGSIQFSFGGKTALVLHHTPMIKASVRANLGLVRDVDASITDQEIDIALKQVGLDKLAQNPAHKLSAGERQKLCLARAILQKPNLVLLDEPTANLDPNTTEQVEEMIRQFNRNGADLLFSSHQLAQVQRLAKYILFIDQGEIKEKGPVGPFFLNPQTTAAKRYLHQELITE; encoded by the coding sequence ATGGTTAATATCAATGAACAATTTGAACGATTCATCGAACTCAACGATATTACCGTTGCAAGGGATGGTCGAATAATTTTGAATATCCCTCATGCCCTGATTCCAGCGGATCGAATTACTGCCTGCATTGGCCCTAATGGCGCTGGCAAAACTACCCTACTTAAAGTGCTGGCTGGGTTGATACAGCCTGATACAGGCTCCATTCAATTTTCATTTGGCGGCAAAACTGCTTTAGTACTTCATCACACCCCAATGATCAAAGCATCAGTACGCGCCAATTTAGGCTTAGTTAGAGATGTTGATGCCTCCATTACCGATCAAGAGATTGATATTGCATTAAAGCAAGTGGGGCTTGATAAATTAGCGCAAAACCCCGCCCACAAGCTCTCAGCAGGCGAACGTCAGAAGCTCTGCCTTGCTAGAGCCATATTACAAAAACCAAATCTGGTTCTACTGGATGAGCCTACAGCCAACCTAGACCCCAACACCACTGAACAAGTAGAAGAAATGATTCGACAATTTAATCGGAACGGTGCCGATCTTCTTTTCTCCTCCCATCAGCTTGCTCAGGTACAAAGACTAGCCAAATACATACTATTTATTGATCAAGGAGAGATAAAAGAAAAGGGACCCGTAGGCCCCTTCTTTTTAAATCCGCAAACTACAGCAGCAAAACGCTACCTACATCAAGAACTTATTACCGAGTAA
- a CDS encoding (2Fe-2S)-binding protein: protein MAEIVCLCNEVFDIDLREYLDANPISSIDELREQASICNKCMQCQDLVESEIYMARIRRQNAAG, encoded by the coding sequence ATGGCTGAAATAGTTTGCCTCTGTAATGAGGTGTTTGATATTGATTTGCGTGAGTATTTAGACGCCAACCCAATTAGCTCAATAGATGAGCTGAGGGAGCAAGCCTCGATTTGCAATAAGTGCATGCAATGTCAGGACTTGGTTGAAAGTGAAATTTATATGGCGCGGATTCGACGCCAAAACGCTGCGGGATAG
- a CDS encoding CaiB/BaiF CoA transferase family protein, with protein sequence MSVRPLDGITVVALEHVIAAPFCTRQLADLGARIIKIERPGDGDFARGYDTQVEGLSSHFVWVNRSKESITLDLKQNSALDVLKNLLKTADVFIQNLAPGAAARMGLTPEALQKENPGLILCAISGYGNDGPYRDKKAYDLLIQSEAGFLSITGTPEVPSKAGNSIADIAAGMYAYTNILAALLQRGKTGKGTVIDISMLEALSEWMSFPMYYAYKGANPPSRNGASHATIYPYGPFKAGDGKTVMLGLQNEREWVQFCEIVLENSSLAKDERFDKNYKRNEKRAELLEIINTCFEKLTAEQVIARLDKAQIANARLNDMEGLWKHEQLKARQRWTEVGTPAGNIPALLPPGLNDSYHFRMDAIPAVGQHTESILKELGMSDADIAKMRASGAI encoded by the coding sequence ATGAGCGTTCGCCCTTTAGACGGTATTACAGTTGTTGCCTTAGAGCATGTCATAGCTGCACCTTTTTGCACAAGACAACTCGCTGATCTTGGGGCTCGCATTATTAAGATTGAACGTCCAGGTGATGGCGACTTTGCAAGAGGGTATGACACTCAAGTAGAAGGCCTTTCTTCTCACTTTGTTTGGGTAAATCGCTCTAAAGAAAGCATCACCCTTGACCTCAAGCAAAACTCTGCGCTTGATGTTTTAAAGAACCTACTTAAAACAGCTGATGTATTCATTCAAAATCTTGCTCCTGGTGCGGCAGCTCGCATGGGACTCACTCCAGAAGCACTGCAAAAAGAAAATCCAGGCCTGATTCTTTGTGCGATTTCCGGCTATGGCAATGATGGCCCTTACCGTGATAAAAAAGCGTATGACCTTTTAATTCAGAGTGAGGCGGGCTTTCTTTCTATTACTGGCACACCAGAGGTGCCAAGTAAGGCAGGAAATTCCATTGCTGATATTGCTGCTGGTATGTATGCCTATACCAATATTCTGGCAGCCCTCTTGCAAAGAGGAAAAACAGGCAAAGGCACAGTAATTGATATCTCAATGTTAGAGGCATTGAGTGAGTGGATGAGCTTTCCTATGTATTACGCATACAAAGGTGCTAACCCCCCTTCTAGAAATGGCGCATCGCATGCCACCATCTATCCCTACGGCCCTTTTAAAGCCGGCGATGGAAAGACGGTAATGTTAGGCCTACAAAACGAGCGTGAGTGGGTACAGTTCTGTGAGATCGTTTTAGAAAACTCTTCGCTAGCAAAAGATGAGCGCTTTGACAAAAACTACAAGCGCAATGAGAAGCGAGCTGAGCTATTAGAGATCATCAATACATGCTTTGAGAAGCTCACAGCGGAGCAGGTGATTGCGAGGCTGGATAAAGCGCAGATTGCTAATGCGCGACTCAATGATATGGAAGGCCTTTGGAAGCATGAGCAACTAAAGGCTCGCCAGCGTTGGACAGAAGTCGGCACTCCAGCAGGCAACATCCCCGCCCTTCTACCGCCTGGCTTAAATGATAGTTATCACTTCCGGATGGATGCCATCCCTGCGGTTGGACAACATACCGAATCCATTCTGAAAGAACTCGGCATGAGCGATGCGGATATCGCGAAAATGCGCGCTAGCGGAGCGATTTAA
- a CDS encoding 3-hydroxybutyrate dehydrogenase has protein sequence MSSLKGKTALVTGSTSGIGLGMAIALAKQGANIMVNGFGEKDEAIAKIKACGVEVDYHGADMSKPAEIEDLIKQTEKRFGSLDILVNNAGIQHTASIDEFPTDKWDAIIAINLSSAFHTTHHALPGMKKRNWGRIINIASVHGLVASTQKAAYVAAKHGIVGLTKVTALENARTGITCNAICPGWVLTPLVQKQVDARAEREGISNEAAKIALVSEKQPSGQFVTPEQLAALAVFLCGPDASEVRGVAWNMDGGWTAQ, from the coding sequence ATGTCTTCTTTAAAAGGTAAAACAGCACTAGTTACAGGCTCAACTAGCGGCATTGGTCTTGGAATGGCGATTGCTTTGGCAAAGCAAGGCGCCAATATTATGGTGAATGGCTTTGGTGAAAAAGACGAGGCAATTGCTAAGATCAAAGCGTGCGGCGTGGAAGTTGATTACCACGGTGCTGACATGAGTAAGCCAGCAGAAATTGAAGATCTCATTAAGCAAACAGAAAAACGTTTTGGATCTTTAGATATCTTGGTTAATAACGCCGGTATTCAGCACACTGCGAGTATTGACGAGTTTCCAACTGATAAGTGGGATGCGATTATTGCTATCAACCTCAGTTCGGCATTTCATACAACACACCATGCCCTTCCTGGCATGAAAAAACGCAACTGGGGCCGCATTATTAATATTGCATCCGTGCATGGTCTAGTTGCATCAACACAAAAAGCTGCTTATGTAGCTGCTAAGCATGGCATTGTCGGTTTAACCAAAGTAACCGCTCTCGAAAATGCACGCACCGGTATTACCTGTAATGCGATTTGTCCTGGTTGGGTATTGACACCATTGGTGCAAAAGCAGGTGGATGCTCGCGCAGAGCGTGAAGGTATATCAAACGAGGCCGCTAAGATTGCGCTGGTGTCTGAGAAGCAGCCGTCCGGACAGTTTGTAACCCCAGAACAGTTGGCGGCATTGGCGGTATTCCTTTGCGGTCCTGATGCATCGGAAGTCCGCGGGGTGGCTTGGAATATGGATGGGGGCTGGACAGCTCAATAA
- the cls gene encoding cardiolipin synthase, which translates to MNILSYIFGSVFGFSLIWIPILHASIVFLFGLYLISARRPVGVAFAWFLIVILVPLIGISLYILIGERPVGRKLTRKIVRMNHEYEKITQEMRQQYLADRKKLPLEGQALSLLAESRNGSPVVAGNKIELHTESLKILQLFIHEIDLAKKSLHLEFYIWALGGDADKVGEALIAAAKRGVACRVLLDSLGSKDWFKSQWPERFRAAGIQVTEALPIQFGRFQFRRADLRLHRKIFVIDGAVVWTGSMNMVDPRTFKQDSGVGEWVDAMVRIEGPVASQFELTFAFDWSVDNPRIKHFNDREPPASPHEGAALAQEFSSGPVYRDDVLYQVLLSAIMDARQELTITTPYFGPDDGLIQALMAAAGRGVKVTLIVPKLNDSTLVAWSSKSFYSDLMSAGVQIAEFHGGLLHTKSLLIDKRIAIFGSVNFDQRSLRLNFEISLIVYNDAFCAKLEKLIETYLQQSDFVDPKVWAKRPRWHHYLENAAHLASPLL; encoded by the coding sequence ATGAACATACTGTCTTATATCTTCGGATCAGTTTTTGGGTTTTCATTAATCTGGATCCCAATCCTGCATGCCAGCATCGTTTTTTTATTTGGTCTTTATCTCATCTCAGCTAGAAGACCTGTGGGAGTAGCATTTGCTTGGTTCCTCATTGTGATCCTAGTGCCTCTTATCGGTATATCTTTATACATTTTGATCGGTGAGCGTCCAGTTGGACGTAAGCTAACTAGAAAGATTGTTCGCATGAATCATGAGTATGAAAAGATTACTCAAGAAATGCGCCAACAATACTTGGCAGATCGCAAGAAGCTGCCATTGGAAGGTCAGGCATTAAGTTTGCTTGCAGAATCCCGTAATGGATCGCCTGTAGTCGCCGGAAATAAGATCGAGTTGCACACAGAATCTCTAAAGATATTGCAATTATTTATTCATGAGATTGATCTAGCTAAAAAGAGTTTGCATTTGGAGTTCTATATCTGGGCTTTGGGTGGCGATGCCGATAAAGTGGGTGAGGCATTAATTGCTGCCGCTAAGCGTGGTGTTGCGTGCCGAGTATTACTGGACTCCTTGGGTAGTAAAGATTGGTTTAAGTCACAATGGCCCGAGCGTTTCCGCGCCGCTGGTATTCAGGTAACGGAAGCCTTACCAATTCAGTTTGGCCGTTTTCAGTTTCGGCGCGCGGATTTGCGTCTGCATCGAAAGATATTTGTTATTGATGGCGCTGTAGTGTGGACTGGCAGTATGAATATGGTTGATCCACGTACATTTAAGCAGGACTCCGGTGTTGGAGAGTGGGTTGATGCCATGGTTCGCATTGAGGGCCCTGTGGCGTCCCAATTTGAACTCACATTTGCTTTTGACTGGAGTGTTGATAACCCTCGAATCAAGCATTTCAATGATCGTGAGCCACCAGCATCTCCGCATGAAGGCGCGGCATTGGCGCAAGAATTCTCATCTGGACCAGTATATCGAGATGATGTTTTGTATCAAGTTCTACTCTCGGCAATTATGGATGCTCGCCAGGAGCTCACCATCACCACGCCTTATTTTGGTCCGGATGACGGATTGATCCAGGCCTTAATGGCAGCGGCAGGTAGGGGGGTTAAGGTCACTCTGATTGTTCCAAAACTGAATGACTCCACACTTGTAGCCTGGAGCAGCAAGAGCTTCTATTCTGACCTAATGAGTGCTGGCGTCCAAATCGCAGAGTTTCATGGGGGATTACTTCATACCAAGAGTTTGCTGATCGATAAGCGCATTGCAATCTTTGGGTCAGTGAACTTTGATCAACGCAGTCTTCGTTTAAATTTCGAGATTAGCCTGATTGTCTATAACGATGCATTCTGCGCCAAGCTTGAAAAGTTAATTGAAACTTATTTGCAGCAATCCGATTTTGTGGATCCTAAGGTTTGGGCAAAGCGTCCTCGCTGGCATCATTACCTAGAGAACGCCGCGCATCTAGCTTCACCTCTGCTTTAA
- a CDS encoding acyl-CoA dehydrogenase family protein, protein MNHPIPKPDQYQDMREALRDLCGSFDSAYWQKIDHERDYPEAFVDAMAQAGWLAALIPEEYGGSGLGLAEASVIMEEINFSGGNAGSCHGQMYNMGTLLRHGSEAQKKLYLPKIATGELRLQTMAVTEPTTGTDTTKLKTTAVKKGDKYVVNGQKVWISRIQHSDLMILLARTTPLAEVTKKSEGMSIFIVDLKEDIGKGMTIQPIANMVNHETNEVFFDNLEIPAENLIGEEGKGFKYILDGLNAERTLIAAECIGDAYWFVDKARRYANERVVFDRPIGKNQGIQFPIADSYIETEAANLMRFKACNLFDAKQPCGAEANMAKYLAAKASWEAANVCLQTHGGFGFANEYDVERKFRETRLYQVAPISTNLIYSYVAEHILGLPRSF, encoded by the coding sequence ATGAACCACCCCATCCCCAAGCCAGACCAATACCAAGATATGCGTGAAGCATTGCGCGATTTATGCGGCAGCTTTGATTCGGCTTACTGGCAAAAAATTGACCATGAGCGCGATTATCCAGAGGCGTTTGTGGATGCGATGGCACAAGCAGGTTGGTTGGCCGCCTTGATCCCAGAAGAATATGGTGGATCAGGCCTAGGTTTAGCAGAAGCCTCAGTGATTATGGAAGAGATTAATTTTTCTGGCGGCAATGCGGGCTCTTGTCATGGACAGATGTACAACATGGGCACTTTATTGCGCCATGGCTCAGAGGCGCAAAAGAAACTCTATCTTCCCAAGATTGCAACCGGGGAATTACGTTTACAAACGATGGCTGTTACAGAGCCAACTACAGGTACAGACACCACCAAGCTCAAAACTACTGCCGTCAAAAAAGGTGACAAGTATGTAGTCAATGGCCAGAAAGTGTGGATCTCCCGCATTCAACATTCTGATTTAATGATTCTCTTGGCTCGAACCACACCATTAGCTGAAGTGACTAAAAAGTCTGAAGGCATGTCGATCTTTATTGTCGATCTCAAAGAAGATATTGGCAAAGGCATGACTATTCAACCGATTGCCAATATGGTGAATCATGAAACCAATGAAGTCTTCTTTGATAACCTAGAGATTCCTGCAGAGAACTTAATTGGCGAAGAAGGCAAAGGATTTAAGTACATCCTAGACGGACTTAATGCGGAGCGTACTTTGATTGCTGCTGAATGTATTGGTGACGCCTACTGGTTTGTGGATAAAGCTCGTCGCTACGCCAATGAACGGGTCGTATTTGATCGCCCAATCGGCAAGAACCAAGGTATTCAGTTTCCGATTGCTGACTCTTATATCGAAACAGAGGCAGCAAACCTGATGCGCTTTAAGGCTTGCAATCTATTTGATGCCAAGCAACCATGTGGTGCTGAAGCAAATATGGCCAAGTACTTAGCAGCCAAGGCTTCATGGGAGGCGGCGAACGTCTGCTTGCAAACTCATGGTGGTTTTGGCTTTGCTAATGAATATGACGTTGAGCGCAAGTTCCGCGAAACGCGTCTCTATCAAGTTGCGCCAATCTCTACCAACTTAATCTACTCCTACGTTGCCGAGCATATTCTTGGTCTTCCAAGATCTTTCTAA
- a CDS encoding YqaA family protein, protein MEQALQHFFAWFGMPSVGLPAVFVSAFVSATLLPLGSEPILFGYITLNPQLYWVAIMVAAVGNTLGGMLDWWLGYLARQGMKSVGEPKNTKLKVWLEDWGPKILLLSWLPGFGDPLCLAAGWLKLAWQPCLIYMFIGKLLRYLTMTWLLTLVPESFWHQLGHWLHLI, encoded by the coding sequence ATAGAACAAGCACTTCAGCACTTTTTTGCATGGTTTGGTATGCCCTCGGTAGGGCTGCCGGCTGTATTCGTTAGTGCCTTTGTTTCTGCAACGCTATTGCCCCTTGGGTCAGAGCCAATTTTATTCGGCTACATCACTCTAAATCCTCAGTTGTATTGGGTGGCTATTATGGTTGCAGCAGTTGGTAATACCTTAGGTGGTATGTTGGACTGGTGGCTTGGATACCTTGCACGTCAAGGCATGAAGTCCGTAGGAGAGCCCAAAAATACCAAGCTTAAAGTTTGGCTGGAAGATTGGGGCCCAAAAATACTGTTGCTTTCTTGGTTGCCGGGTTTTGGTGATCCTCTGTGTCTGGCAGCAGGGTGGCTCAAGTTGGCGTGGCAACCCTGTTTGATTTATATGTTTATCGGGAAGTTGTTGCGCTATTTAACAATGACCTGGTTGCTGACTTTGGTGCCAGAGAGCTTTTGGCACCAGCTTGGCCATTGGCTACATTTGATTTGA